Proteins encoded by one window of Nocardioides euryhalodurans:
- a CDS encoding [protein-PII] uridylyltransferase yields the protein MSPRERSDRTAAADALCVAAFEKTGAPVTGLSLVAVGGYGRGELAPYSDLDVVLVHADDVDPGEAAEQVWYPLWDSGSRLDHSVRSLSEMVSTAGQDLKVALGLLDARHLAGDAHLTLQLRTTMLTHWRREARDRLPELRDLVRARHELLGELAHLSVPDLKEAAGGLRDATVLKALVATWLVDVPHGELERRRLALLDVRDVLHGVTGRATDRVAPEHWADLAPGLGLDGEAAAQVHVRDLGRAITHLSRLTWRRVESVLARPTSPRHARTPALTRLAPGVALSRGEVVLEADARPDRDPLLLLRAAVEAAERDVVLAPPTAARLAREAAPLPDPWPPEARHLLVRLLASGRGLLAVWETLEETGAVARALPEWDRIRTLPHASPIHRFTVDRHVVETCIEAASLIRDVGRPDVLMVAALLHDIGKGGLTEHSVAGEPIARAVATRMGFEPEDVERIARLVRWHLLLAETATTRDPEDPATVALVTDCLVDPETVTLLLALSEADARATAPKAWSTWRAGLVTDLARRVLAAMDVDAPAVDPQPDLPVPAAVRAGGFDLQVEADGDGARVTVLAPDRVGLLADVAAMFALQRASVRAARAWAQDDYAISVWDVADQLVDPAVLRQRFEAVVAGRIDPTSRLRPADTAGLAPTVGVRPEASRGATVLEVRAADRPGVLYLTLAALASLDVMVRSAHVDTLGPQAVDVFYVQEDGAGALSEPRAAEAAHAVRAVLGGDLSVLTPPDHE from the coding sequence GTGAGTCCACGCGAACGGTCGGACCGGACGGCTGCGGCGGACGCCCTGTGCGTCGCGGCGTTCGAGAAGACCGGGGCCCCCGTCACCGGCCTCTCGCTCGTCGCGGTCGGGGGGTACGGCCGCGGCGAGCTGGCTCCGTACTCCGACCTCGACGTGGTGCTGGTCCACGCGGACGACGTCGACCCTGGCGAGGCCGCCGAGCAGGTCTGGTACCCGCTGTGGGACAGCGGCAGCCGGCTGGACCACTCGGTGCGCAGCCTCTCGGAGATGGTGTCCACGGCCGGCCAGGACCTCAAGGTCGCGTTGGGCCTGCTCGATGCCCGCCACCTCGCCGGGGACGCCCACCTGACGTTGCAGCTGCGCACCACCATGCTGACCCACTGGCGCCGCGAGGCCCGGGACCGGCTGCCCGAGCTGCGCGACCTCGTGCGGGCCCGGCACGAGCTGCTGGGCGAGCTCGCCCACCTCTCCGTCCCCGACCTGAAGGAGGCGGCCGGTGGGCTGCGCGACGCCACGGTCCTCAAGGCCCTGGTCGCCACCTGGCTGGTGGACGTGCCCCACGGCGAGCTGGAGCGCCGTCGGCTGGCCCTGCTCGACGTCCGCGACGTGCTGCACGGCGTCACCGGACGCGCCACCGACCGGGTGGCACCCGAGCACTGGGCCGACCTCGCCCCCGGGCTCGGCCTCGACGGCGAGGCAGCGGCCCAGGTCCACGTCCGCGACCTCGGCCGGGCGATCACCCACCTCTCGCGGCTGACCTGGCGACGGGTCGAGTCCGTCCTCGCCCGACCCACCTCGCCCCGCCACGCGCGTACGCCGGCCCTGACCCGGCTCGCCCCCGGGGTGGCGCTGTCCCGCGGAGAGGTCGTCCTCGAGGCGGACGCGCGCCCCGACCGGGACCCGCTGCTGCTCCTGCGCGCCGCGGTCGAGGCGGCCGAGCGTGACGTCGTGCTCGCACCGCCCACCGCCGCCCGGCTCGCCCGCGAGGCGGCGCCGCTGCCGGACCCGTGGCCGCCGGAGGCGCGACACCTGCTCGTCCGGCTGCTGGCGTCCGGTCGCGGGCTGCTCGCGGTCTGGGAGACCCTCGAGGAGACCGGCGCGGTCGCGAGGGCGCTGCCGGAGTGGGACCGGATCCGCACGCTCCCGCACGCGTCACCCATCCACCGCTTCACCGTCGACCGCCACGTCGTCGAGACCTGCATCGAGGCCGCGTCCCTGATCCGTGACGTCGGTCGACCCGACGTGCTCATGGTGGCGGCGCTGCTGCACGACATCGGCAAGGGTGGCCTCACCGAGCACAGCGTGGCGGGCGAGCCGATCGCGCGCGCGGTCGCGACGCGGATGGGGTTCGAGCCGGAGGACGTCGAGCGGATCGCCCGGCTGGTCCGGTGGCACCTGCTGCTGGCCGAGACCGCCACCACCCGCGACCCGGAGGACCCCGCGACGGTCGCGCTGGTCACCGACTGCCTCGTCGACCCCGAGACGGTCACCCTGCTGCTCGCGCTCAGCGAGGCGGACGCCAGGGCGACCGCCCCGAAGGCGTGGTCGACGTGGCGCGCGGGCCTGGTGACCGACCTCGCCCGGCGGGTCCTCGCCGCGATGGACGTCGATGCCCCCGCCGTCGATCCGCAGCCCGACCTGCCGGTGCCCGCCGCGGTCCGGGCCGGCGGCTTCGACCTGCAGGTCGAGGCCGACGGCGACGGGGCGAGGGTCACCGTCCTCGCCCCCGACCGGGTGGGGCTCCTGGCTGACGTCGCGGCCATGTTCGCGCTGCAGCGGGCCTCCGTCCGCGCCGCCCGGGCCTGGGCGCAGGACGACTACGCCATCTCCGTCTGGGACGTCGCCGACCAGCTCGTGGACCCGGCGGTCCTGCGGCAGCGGTTCGAGGCGGTCGTGGCCGGACGCATCGACCCGACGTCCCGGCTGCGGCCCGCCGACACCGCCGGACTCGCGCCCACGGTCGGCGTACGTCCCGAGGCATCGCGGGGCGCCACGGTCCTGGAGGTACGCGCCGCGGACCGCCCTGGTGTCCTCTACCTCACGCTCGCCGCCCTCGCGTCGCTCGACGTGATGGTCCGCTCGGCCCACGTCGACACGCTGGGCCCGCAGGCCGTCGACGTCTTCTACGTCCAGGAGGACGGCGCCGGGGCGCTGTCGGAGCCCCGGGCCGCGGAGGCTGCCCACGCCGTCCGTGCGGTGCTCGGCGGGGACCTCTCGGTGCTCACCCCGCCCGATCACGAGTAG
- the ffh gene encoding signal recognition particle protein, which translates to MFATLSDRLADTFKNLRGKGKLSDADIDATCREIRIALLEADVALPVVKDFVAAIKERARGAEVSQALNPAQQVVKIVNDELVAILGGETRRLRYAKSGPTVIMLAGLQGAGKTTLAAKLALWLKDQGKSPLLVAADLQRPNAVNQLQVNGERVGVPVFAPEPGNGVGDPVGVARASVEEAKRKLHDVVIVDTAGRLGVDAELMQQAADIRDAVDPDEVLFVVDAMIGQDAVVTAQAFLDGVGYDGVVLTKLDGDARGGAALSIAQLTGKPVMFASAGEKMTDFDLFHPDRMASRILDMGDMLTLIEQAEKTLDQEQALKAAQKLSGQGGEFTLEDFLEQMQQVRKLGSLSKIMGMLPGMGQFRDQLENFDEREIDRIQAIIHSMTPAERANPKMIDGSRRARIAKGAGRQVSDVNQLVDRFFEARKMMLQMARGGGMPGMPGMPGAGGGKRANARQQPKKAKGKRTSGNPAKAAAQKRAQQEKTTAGGGLGGNPFGNPDGEPVDYEQAAAALDLPKDFSKYLK; encoded by the coding sequence TTGTTCGCCACACTCTCCGACCGGCTCGCCGACACCTTCAAGAACCTTCGCGGCAAGGGGAAGCTGTCCGACGCCGACATCGACGCCACCTGCCGCGAGATCCGCATCGCGCTGCTCGAGGCGGACGTCGCCCTGCCCGTCGTCAAGGACTTCGTGGCGGCGATCAAGGAGCGCGCCCGCGGCGCCGAGGTCAGCCAGGCGCTGAACCCCGCCCAGCAGGTCGTCAAGATCGTCAACGACGAGCTCGTGGCGATCCTGGGCGGAGAGACCCGCCGGCTGCGCTATGCGAAGTCCGGCCCGACGGTGATCATGCTCGCGGGCCTGCAGGGCGCCGGGAAGACGACGCTCGCGGCCAAGCTCGCGCTGTGGCTCAAGGACCAGGGCAAGAGCCCGCTGCTCGTCGCAGCCGACCTGCAACGTCCCAACGCCGTCAACCAGCTCCAGGTCAACGGTGAGCGCGTCGGCGTCCCGGTCTTCGCGCCCGAGCCCGGCAACGGGGTGGGCGACCCGGTCGGCGTGGCCCGCGCGTCGGTCGAGGAGGCGAAGCGCAAGCTCCACGACGTGGTGATCGTCGACACCGCGGGTCGGCTCGGCGTCGACGCCGAGCTGATGCAGCAGGCCGCCGACATCCGCGACGCCGTCGACCCCGACGAGGTGCTCTTCGTCGTCGACGCGATGATCGGCCAGGACGCGGTCGTCACCGCCCAGGCCTTCCTCGACGGCGTCGGGTACGACGGCGTGGTCCTCACCAAGCTCGACGGCGACGCCCGCGGCGGCGCTGCCCTCTCGATCGCCCAGCTCACCGGGAAGCCGGTCATGTTCGCCTCCGCGGGCGAGAAGATGACCGACTTCGACCTCTTCCACCCCGACCGGATGGCCTCGCGCATCCTCGACATGGGCGACATGCTGACCCTGATCGAGCAGGCCGAGAAGACCCTCGACCAGGAGCAGGCCCTCAAGGCGGCCCAGAAGCTCTCGGGCCAGGGCGGGGAGTTCACCCTCGAGGACTTCCTCGAGCAGATGCAGCAGGTCCGCAAGCTCGGCTCGCTCTCCAAGATCATGGGGATGCTGCCCGGCATGGGGCAGTTCCGCGACCAGCTCGAGAACTTCGACGAGCGGGAGATCGACCGGATCCAGGCGATCATCCACTCGATGACGCCCGCCGAGCGGGCCAACCCCAAGATGATCGACGGGTCACGCCGCGCCCGGATCGCGAAGGGCGCCGGCCGCCAGGTCTCCGACGTCAACCAGCTCGTCGACCGCTTCTTCGAGGCGCGCAAGATGATGCTGCAGATGGCCCGGGGAGGCGGGATGCCCGGGATGCCGGGCATGCCCGGCGCGGGTGGCGGCAAGCGTGCCAACGCGCGCCAGCAGCCCAAGAAGGCCAAGGGCAAGCGCACCTCCGGCAACCCCGCCAAGGCGGCCGCCCAGAAGCGCGCCCAGCAGGAGAAGACCACCGCCGGGGGCGGTCTCGGGGGCAACCCGTTCGGCAACCCCGACGGCGAGCCGGTCGACTACGAGCAGGCCGCGGCCGCCCTCGACCTGCCCAAGGACTTCTCCAAGTACCTGAAGTGA
- a CDS encoding amidohydrolase family protein — translation MTALRFSGPVLPDGEPRDLFVVDGRITYERQAGAEGAGDGWIVPGLVDAHCHLGLDDFGAVGEEETEQQAVADRDGGALLIRDAGSAADTRWVRDRDDLPRLIRCGRHIGRTKRYIRNYAHEVEPVDLPAYAAREARRGDGWIKLVGDWISREEGDLAPSFPAEAFAAAIDAAHAEGAKVTAHCFGAGVLPGLIEAGIDCIEHGTGLSEDLVDAMVARGTALVPTIMQLDKFPEHAAAGGAKFPDYAGTMTDLYARMPATIMAAYDAGVPVYAGSDGGGISRHGNIAGEVAALHRIGIPAVDALGAASWRAREWLGHPGLEEGAPADFVVYPSDPTADLAVLRNPARVVLRGRVVA, via the coding sequence ATGACCGCTCTCAGGTTCTCCGGTCCGGTGCTGCCCGATGGCGAGCCGCGCGACCTGTTCGTCGTCGACGGCCGCATCACCTACGAGCGCCAGGCCGGCGCGGAGGGCGCCGGTGACGGCTGGATCGTCCCGGGGCTGGTCGACGCCCACTGCCACCTCGGGCTCGACGACTTCGGCGCGGTGGGGGAGGAGGAGACCGAGCAGCAGGCGGTCGCCGACCGCGACGGCGGTGCGCTGCTGATCCGCGACGCCGGCAGCGCCGCCGACACCCGCTGGGTCCGGGACCGCGACGACCTGCCGCGGCTGATCCGCTGCGGCCGCCACATCGGGAGGACCAAGCGCTACATCCGCAACTACGCCCACGAGGTCGAGCCGGTCGACCTGCCGGCGTACGCCGCCCGGGAGGCGCGTCGCGGCGACGGCTGGATCAAGCTCGTCGGCGACTGGATCTCGCGGGAGGAGGGCGACCTCGCTCCGAGCTTCCCGGCCGAGGCGTTCGCCGCCGCGATCGACGCCGCGCACGCCGAGGGCGCGAAGGTGACCGCCCACTGCTTCGGGGCCGGGGTGCTCCCCGGCCTGATCGAGGCCGGCATCGACTGCATCGAGCACGGCACCGGCCTCTCCGAGGACCTCGTGGACGCCATGGTCGCCAGGGGGACGGCGCTGGTGCCGACGATCATGCAGCTGGACAAGTTCCCGGAGCACGCCGCGGCCGGCGGGGCGAAGTTCCCCGACTACGCCGGAACCATGACCGACCTCTACGCCCGGATGCCCGCCACGATCATGGCGGCGTACGACGCCGGCGTCCCGGTCTACGCCGGCTCCGACGGCGGCGGCATCAGCCGGCACGGCAACATCGCGGGTGAGGTCGCCGCCCTTCACCGGATCGGGATCCCGGCCGTGGACGCGCTCGGTGCCGCCAGCTGGCGTGCCCGGGAGTGGCTGGGCCACCCCGGCCTCGAGGAGGGGGCGCCGGCCGACTTCGTCGTCTATCCGAGCGACCCGACGGCGGACCTCGCCGTGTTGCGGAACCCCGCACGCGTGGTGCTGCGCGGCCGCGTCGTGGCCTGA
- a CDS encoding CGNR zinc finger domain-containing protein, with protein sequence MPAADPREPVVPDVPPSIALVRDFVNTTDHETGTDDLASPADLVTYLAERGLAGASSRASGADLDAAQRLRTGLRRALELNHDGTTGALPGLAAALAEQPVALTWTDAGAALTTTATGVGGGLARIAVAAHEAAAEGIWWRLKICASDECEWAYYDHSRNRSRSWCEYGCGNKLKTRAYRARKAAARAG encoded by the coding sequence GTGCCTGCAGCAGACCCCCGGGAGCCGGTCGTCCCCGACGTCCCCCCGTCGATCGCCCTGGTCCGCGACTTCGTGAACACCACCGACCACGAGACGGGCACCGACGACCTCGCCTCGCCGGCCGACCTGGTCACGTATCTCGCCGAGCGCGGGCTGGCAGGCGCCTCCTCACGTGCCTCGGGCGCCGACCTCGACGCAGCGCAGCGGCTGCGCACCGGACTGCGGCGCGCGCTCGAGCTCAACCACGACGGCACCACCGGGGCGCTTCCCGGGCTGGCCGCGGCGCTGGCGGAGCAGCCGGTCGCCCTGACGTGGACCGACGCGGGCGCCGCGCTGACGACGACGGCCACGGGAGTCGGGGGCGGCCTGGCCCGGATCGCCGTCGCGGCCCACGAGGCGGCGGCCGAGGGGATCTGGTGGCGACTGAAGATCTGCGCCTCCGACGAGTGCGAGTGGGCCTACTACGACCACTCGAGGAACCGGTCCCGGTCATGGTGCGAGTACGGCTGCGGCAACAAGCTCAAGACCCGGGCCTACCGGGCCCGGAAGGCCGCCGCGCGGGCCGGATGA